In Mucilaginibacter celer, one DNA window encodes the following:
- a CDS encoding RecQ family ATP-dependent DNA helicase — MNSIAFVDTEINPKNDRIMDIGAIKDNESAFHNPSEIEFGRFISGVQFICGHNILNHDIKYIGRIIADVGINGLNIIDTLFLSPLLFPANPYHALLKDDKLQSDDLNNPLNDSKKAKELFFDEVTAFKQTDGTLKQIYYLLLNQTREFGAFFRFIGYLCPDTGVRDLIRQKFKDQICSEAGLMKAISNHPIELAYSLALINANHRYSITPPWVLMNYPKVEWIIYSLRNNPCITGCPYCLQAMDAHRGLKRFFGFDEFRKYGDEPLQEKAVKAAINNKSLLAVFPTGGGKSITFQVPALMAGENSKSLTVVISPLQSLMKDQVDNLEKIGITDAVTINGLLDPIEKAKSFERVENGSAALLYISPESLRSKTIERLLLGRKIARFVIDEAHCFSSWGQDFRVDYLYIGDFIKALQHKKSLDYTIPVSCFTATAKQKVIEDIREYFRNKLSLELDLFTSKASRTNLQYQVFSKEGNDEKYQTVRDLIEQKNCPTIVYVSRTRNAENIADKLATDGFNARAFHGKMDAKLKTANQNAFIAGEVQIMVATSAFGMGVDKKDVGLVIHYELSDSLENYVQEAGRAGRDENIEADCYALFNEEDLSKHFIMHNQTKLSIKEIQQVWKAVKDITKFRSTVSNSALEIARKAGWDDNVAEIETRVKTAISALEDAGYLKRGQNMPRVFANSILAKTAQEAIDKINLSTRFDDKQKQKAVRIIKKLFSSKSKKQGNEETAESRVDYIGDHLGLMNGDVIAIINLLREEKILADTKDLTAFIKRTENKNRSLAIVETFARIEKFLLPYFEQEEKTIQVKELNEAAANAGFDDVNPNKIKTIINFWSIKKWIKRQSSDFSKSHFVVMANYPEAELQDKMNKRHELARFIVAFLYQRNISDPEKGKENSEETLIEFSVHELKTAYENSQTLFKVDVTIDDIEDTLFYLSRIEAIKIEGGFMVVYNRLTIERLEQDNKIRYKVEDYQKLEQFYANKVQQIHIVGEYAKKMIADYKEALQFVEDYFQLNYSSFLNKYFKGNRRDEINLTITATKFQQLFGELSHTQLAIIKDKDAKHVAVAAGPGSGKTRVLVHKLASLFFMEDVKHEQLLMLTFSREAATEFKKRLIKLIGNAALRIEIKTFHSYCFDLLGKIGSLEKSDQILKQAIKKIRNSEVEVNRITKTVLVIDEAQDMDSDEFDLVRALMEQNDEMRVIAVGDDDQNIYEFRGASSKYLEEFITVNRAARHELIENYRSKSNLVSFSNQFVQTLRHRLKQTPIAAKQTDDGKIKLVQYQHKNLIVPLVEDIVNTGLTGTTCVLVTTNDEALKITGLLIKKGFKAKLIQSNDGFNLYDLLEVRYFISRLYLTDDVYTIDDEIWKNAKTDLVKNFQRSARLELCNKMLRDFEVINPKLKYKSDLVSFIRESKLEDFFDQNGETIFVSTIHKAKGKEFDNVFMMLEDFNVSTDEKKRQLYVGMTRAKKNLTIHVNSNLFDGFSATNLERAENNDVHPEPNQLTILLTHRDIWLDYFDSRQSFISQLLSGDKLIVSGDECLTTARQSVLKFSNGFLKQIEELKNKGYTLKSAKVNFIVYWQSERIAQEIKIILPALYFEKV; from the coding sequence ATGAATTCGATTGCTTTTGTTGATACTGAGATAAACCCTAAAAACGATCGTATAATGGATATTGGGGCTATCAAGGACAATGAAAGCGCTTTTCACAATCCATCCGAAATTGAGTTTGGCCGGTTTATTAGCGGGGTTCAATTTATTTGTGGCCATAATATTTTAAACCACGATATAAAATACATAGGGCGGATAATCGCCGATGTAGGGATAAATGGATTAAATATTATCGATACTTTATTTCTCTCTCCCCTGTTGTTTCCAGCCAACCCTTATCATGCCTTATTAAAGGATGATAAGTTACAATCCGACGATCTCAACAATCCGCTTAATGATTCGAAAAAAGCCAAAGAGCTGTTTTTTGATGAGGTTACGGCATTCAAGCAAACTGATGGAACGTTGAAACAGATCTATTACCTGTTATTAAACCAAACACGGGAGTTCGGCGCGTTTTTCAGGTTTATAGGATATTTATGCCCGGACACAGGTGTGAGAGACCTTATCCGGCAAAAATTCAAAGATCAGATTTGCTCGGAAGCGGGCTTAATGAAAGCAATTTCAAATCACCCTATCGAACTGGCTTATTCCCTGGCACTCATCAATGCAAACCACAGGTATTCCATTACCCCTCCCTGGGTGTTAATGAATTACCCAAAAGTTGAGTGGATCATCTACAGCCTCCGCAATAATCCCTGCATCACGGGCTGCCCGTATTGCCTGCAAGCGATGGATGCCCATCGCGGGTTGAAAAGATTTTTCGGCTTTGATGAGTTCAGAAAATACGGGGATGAACCCTTGCAGGAAAAAGCGGTTAAAGCGGCCATCAACAATAAATCGTTACTGGCAGTGTTCCCTACCGGTGGTGGCAAATCCATTACCTTCCAGGTACCGGCACTGATGGCCGGCGAAAACAGCAAGAGCCTTACGGTAGTGATCTCGCCGCTGCAATCATTGATGAAAGATCAGGTTGATAACCTGGAGAAGATAGGCATTACCGATGCAGTTACCATCAACGGCCTGCTTGACCCAATTGAAAAAGCAAAATCATTTGAACGGGTTGAGAACGGATCGGCGGCACTGTTGTATATCTCGCCCGAATCATTACGGTCTAAAACTATCGAACGCCTGCTTTTAGGCCGCAAGATTGCCCGTTTTGTGATCGACGAAGCACACTGCTTTTCCTCATGGGGACAGGATTTCAGGGTTGATTATTTGTATATCGGTGATTTTATAAAGGCTTTACAGCACAAAAAGAGCCTTGATTATACTATCCCGGTATCCTGCTTCACGGCTACGGCCAAACAAAAGGTTATTGAAGATATCAGGGAGTATTTCAGGAACAAACTTTCGCTGGAGCTGGACCTATTCACCTCCAAAGCCTCACGAACCAACCTGCAGTACCAGGTTTTTAGCAAGGAAGGTAACGACGAAAAATACCAGACCGTTCGTGATCTTATCGAACAAAAAAATTGCCCTACCATTGTATACGTTTCCAGAACCCGCAACGCCGAAAACATTGCCGATAAGTTAGCCACCGATGGTTTCAACGCCCGCGCCTTTCACGGCAAAATGGATGCGAAGCTGAAAACCGCCAATCAAAACGCTTTCATTGCCGGCGAAGTGCAGATTATGGTGGCCACATCGGCCTTTGGGATGGGAGTAGATAAGAAGGATGTGGGTTTGGTGATCCATTACGAACTTTCCGATTCGTTGGAGAATTATGTTCAGGAGGCCGGTCGCGCGGGGCGGGATGAAAACATAGAGGCCGATTGTTACGCGCTGTTTAATGAGGAAGATTTGAGTAAGCATTTTATAATGCATAATCAAACCAAACTTTCTATTAAAGAGATTCAGCAGGTTTGGAAAGCCGTAAAGGATATTACAAAGTTTAGATCAACCGTTTCAAATTCAGCTTTAGAAATTGCCCGGAAGGCTGGTTGGGACGACAACGTTGCCGAAATTGAAACACGGGTAAAAACCGCCATATCCGCACTCGAAGATGCCGGTTACCTAAAACGCGGGCAAAATATGCCACGCGTATTTGCCAATAGTATCCTCGCGAAAACCGCCCAGGAAGCCATCGATAAAATAAATCTGTCGACCAGGTTTGACGACAAGCAAAAACAGAAGGCGGTGAGGATCATTAAAAAGCTTTTCTCGAGCAAAAGCAAAAAGCAGGGTAACGAAGAAACAGCCGAATCGAGAGTTGATTACATCGGCGACCATTTAGGGTTGATGAACGGGGATGTAATTGCCATTATAAACCTGCTGCGGGAAGAAAAAATCCTGGCAGATACCAAAGACCTAACTGCGTTTATTAAACGTACCGAAAATAAAAATCGCTCGCTCGCCATCGTTGAAACGTTCGCCAGAATTGAAAAATTTTTACTCCCCTATTTTGAACAGGAGGAAAAAACGATTCAGGTTAAAGAATTAAATGAGGCTGCCGCAAACGCGGGCTTTGATGATGTAAATCCCAATAAAATTAAAACCATCATCAATTTTTGGTCGATAAAAAAATGGATCAAACGCCAAAGTTCCGACTTTTCGAAAAGTCATTTTGTGGTGATGGCAAATTACCCCGAAGCCGAGCTGCAAGACAAAATGAACAAGCGGCATGAACTTGCCCGGTTTATTGTAGCCTTTTTGTATCAACGCAACATCTCTGATCCCGAAAAAGGTAAAGAAAATAGCGAAGAAACCCTTATCGAATTTTCGGTACACGAACTAAAAACTGCTTATGAAAACAGCCAGACGTTATTTAAAGTAGACGTAACAATAGATGATATTGAAGACACGCTGTTTTACCTATCCCGAATTGAGGCCATAAAAATTGAGGGTGGCTTTATGGTGGTTTATAACCGCTTAACCATTGAACGCCTGGAGCAGGATAACAAGATCCGTTACAAAGTGGAAGATTATCAAAAACTGGAGCAGTTTTACGCCAATAAGGTTCAGCAGATACATATTGTGGGCGAGTATGCCAAAAAGATGATCGCTGATTATAAAGAGGCGCTGCAATTTGTTGAAGATTATTTCCAGCTCAATTACTCGTCATTCCTTAACAAATATTTTAAAGGCAACCGCCGCGATGAGATTAACCTCACCATTACCGCCACCAAATTCCAGCAGCTTTTTGGTGAACTTTCGCACACCCAATTAGCCATTATTAAAGATAAGGACGCCAAACATGTAGCGGTAGCGGCAGGCCCAGGCAGCGGAAAAACAAGGGTGCTGGTACATAAACTGGCTTCGTTGTTTTTTATGGAAGATGTAAAGCACGAGCAATTGCTAATGCTCACGTTTTCGCGGGAGGCGGCTACAGAGTTTAAAAAAAGGCTGATTAAACTGATTGGCAACGCTGCGCTGCGTATCGAAATAAAAACCTTCCACTCCTATTGCTTTGATTTGCTGGGCAAAATTGGCAGTCTGGAAAAATCGGACCAGATACTTAAGCAAGCCATCAAAAAAATCAGGAATAGTGAGGTTGAAGTAAACCGCATCACCAAAACCGTTTTAGTGATTGACGAAGCGCAGGATATGGATAGCGATGAGTTTGACCTTGTACGCGCCCTGATGGAACAAAACGATGAAATGAGGGTGATAGCCGTTGGCGACGATGATCAGAACATTTATGAGTTTAGAGGTGCCAGCTCCAAATATTTAGAGGAATTTATTACCGTAAACAGGGCCGCCCGGCACGAGCTGATTGAAAATTACAGGAGTAAAAGCAACCTGGTGAGTTTTAGTAACCAGTTTGTACAAACGTTAAGGCACCGGCTAAAGCAAACGCCAATTGCAGCTAAACAAACCGACGACGGAAAAATAAAATTAGTTCAATATCAGCATAAAAACCTCATTGTTCCGCTGGTGGAAGATATTGTGAATACCGGCCTTACCGGCACTACCTGTGTATTGGTGACTACCAATGATGAAGCTTTAAAAATTACCGGCCTGCTTATAAAAAAAGGCTTCAAGGCAAAGCTGATTCAAAGTAACGATGGCTTTAATTTATATGATTTGCTGGAAGTAAGGTATTTTATAAGCCGTTTATATCTTACCGACGATGTTTACACCATTGACGATGAGATTTGGAAAAACGCCAAAACTGACCTGGTAAAGAATTTTCAACGGAGCGCGAGGCTGGAGCTTTGCAATAAAATGCTAAGGGATTTTGAAGTAATTAACCCTAAACTAAAATATAAATCAGACCTCGTATCCTTTATCCGCGAGTCGAAACTGGAAGATTTTTTTGATCAAAACGGCGAAACCATATTCGTATCAACCATACATAAAGCTAAAGGAAAAGAGTTTGACAATGTGTTTATGATGCTTGAAGATTTCAACGTATCAACAGATGAGAAAAAGCGCCAGCTGTATGTGGGGATGACACGGGCTAAGAAAAACCTTACTATCCATGTAAACTCAAACCTGTTTGATGGCTTTAGTGCCACTAACCTGGAAAGGGCTGAAAATAACGATGTTCATCCAGAGCCTAACCAGCTAACTATATTACTAACTCACCGGGATATCTGGCTTGATTATTTTGATAGCCGCCAATCTTTTATTTCACAACTTTTAAGTGGTGATAAACTGATTGTAAGCGGCGATGAATGCTTAACTACAGCAAGACAATCTGTTTTAAAATTCTCTAATGGCTTTTTGAAGCAGATTGAAGAATTAAAAAACAAAGGATACACCTTAAAAAGCGCTAAGGTAAACTTCATTGTTTACTGGCAAAGCGAGCGGATAGCTCAGGAAATAAAGATCATTTTACCGGCCCTATATTTTGAAAAAGTTTAG
- a CDS encoding DHA2 family efflux MFS transporter permease subunit produces METGFRKWIIVVTIITSTIIELIDTTIVNVSINTMSGNLGASLEDTAWVITSYAIANVIIIPMTSFLAEKIGRKQYYIGSILLFTLASALCGFSHNLWELVAFRFFQGIGGGALLSTSQSILFETFPVKERPTASGIFSLGIIIGPSIGPVMGGYIVDNLSWQWIFYVNIPIGLMAALLSYIYLRPSKPSTDGRSIDWFGIFLLAVGVGSLQVVLERGETDDWFAATYIIVLTMLSIASLAILIWWELRIEHPVINLRVLKSTTLSISAIMTFVLGFGLFSAVFVFPLYAQRIIGYSAFQTGTMLLPGTLMAAMISPFLGKMLQSGLRPQYLIIMGFGLSAIFGFMMSGSNLETGNAYFFIPLICRGLGAALLIVPLTALAVSELKPQDIPQGAALNNMMRQMGGSFGIALINTYIAHRAANNRMSLIAHVTASDPFTIARRQSFVNNLIAHGTNYLRALQQSLGALENTVSRQTFLLSYMDAFLLLAIMNACCIPLVIMTIKRRKEAKVAGGKVEVPDAH; encoded by the coding sequence ATGGAAACCGGCTTTAGGAAATGGATTATTGTGGTAACCATTATTACCTCAACCATTATTGAATTAATAGATACCACCATCGTAAACGTATCAATCAATACGATGAGTGGCAATTTGGGCGCATCGCTTGAGGATACCGCGTGGGTTATCACTTCGTACGCCATAGCAAACGTGATCATTATCCCCATGACGAGCTTTCTGGCCGAGAAGATTGGCCGGAAGCAATACTACATCGGCTCGATCCTGTTATTTACGCTCGCCTCCGCGCTTTGTGGTTTTTCGCATAATTTGTGGGAGTTGGTGGCTTTTCGTTTTTTCCAGGGAATAGGTGGCGGAGCCTTATTATCTACCTCTCAATCTATTTTGTTTGAAACTTTTCCTGTAAAGGAGCGGCCTACCGCCAGCGGTATATTTAGTTTGGGTATTATCATTGGCCCGTCGATAGGCCCGGTAATGGGCGGTTATATTGTGGATAACCTTTCCTGGCAGTGGATTTTTTATGTTAATATCCCTATCGGGCTTATGGCAGCCTTGTTATCCTATATCTACCTACGCCCCAGCAAACCATCAACCGATGGGCGAAGTATCGATTGGTTCGGCATATTTTTACTGGCGGTAGGCGTTGGCTCGTTACAGGTAGTACTTGAACGCGGCGAAACTGATGATTGGTTTGCAGCTACATACATCATCGTTTTAACCATGCTATCTATCGCATCACTGGCCATCCTTATTTGGTGGGAACTGCGGATAGAGCACCCGGTGATTAACCTGCGCGTATTGAAAAGTACAACGTTATCCATCTCGGCTATAATGACGTTTGTGTTGGGATTCGGTTTATTTAGCGCGGTGTTTGTGTTCCCGTTGTATGCGCAGCGTATTATTGGCTACTCGGCATTTCAAACCGGCACCATGTTGCTGCCGGGTACGCTGATGGCGGCTATGATCTCGCCGTTTTTGGGTAAAATGCTGCAGAGCGGACTGAGGCCGCAATACCTCATCATTATGGGGTTTGGTTTGTCGGCTATTTTCGGCTTCATGATGTCGGGATCGAACCTTGAAACGGGTAATGCCTACTTCTTTATCCCGCTTATTTGTCGTGGTTTGGGGGCAGCACTGTTAATAGTTCCACTTACAGCCCTTGCCGTTTCAGAGTTAAAACCGCAGGATATCCCGCAAGGCGCGGCTTTAAACAATATGATGCGGCAAATGGGCGGTTCGTTTGGTATAGCGTTAATCAATACTTATATCGCGCACAGGGCGGCTAATAACCGGATGTCGTTAATAGCACATGTTACCGCCTCCGATCCGTTTACTATTGCCCGTCGCCAATCGTTTGTTAATAATTTGATAGCTCATGGTACCAATTATTTAAGGGCTTTACAGCAATCGTTAGGGGCCTTGGAAAATACTGTTTCGAGGCAAACTTTTTTATTGAGTTATATGGATGCCTTCCTGTTGCTGGCTATCATGAATGCTTGTTGTATCCCGTTGGTGATCATGACCATTAAAAGGAGGAAGGAAGCTAAGGTAGCAGGAGGTAAGGTAGAGGTGCCTGACGCGCATTAA